In the genome of Raphanus sativus cultivar WK10039 chromosome 4, ASM80110v3, whole genome shotgun sequence, one region contains:
- the LOC108848808 gene encoding V-type proton ATPase subunit c1, translated as MSTFSGDETAPFFGFLGAAAALVFSCMGAAYGTAKSGVGVASMGVMRPELVMKSIVPVVMAGVLGIYGLIIAVIISTGINPKAKSYYLFDGYAHLSSGLACGLAGLSAGMAIGIVGDAGVRANAQQPKLFVGMILILIFAEALALYGLIVGIILSSRAGQSRAE; from the exons ATGTCTACCTTCAGCGGCGATGAAACAGCTCCTTTCTTCGGCTTCCTCGGCGCTGCAGCCGCACTCGTCTTCTCCT GTATGGGAGCTGCTTATGGAACAGCAAAGAGTGGAGTTGGTGTGGCTTCTATGGGAGTCATGAGGCCTGAGTTGGTCATGAAGTCCATTGTCCCCGTTGTCATGGCTGGTGTGTTGGGTATTTACGGTTTGATTATTGCTGTTATCATCAGTACCGGGATTAACCCCAAGGCTAAGTCCTACTACCTCTTCGACGGATACGCACATCTCTCCTCCGGTCTTGCTTGTGGTCTCGCTGGTCTTTCTGCTGGTATGGCCATTGGTATTGTCGGAGACGCCGGTGTCAG GGCAAATGCTCAGCAGCCTAAGCTCTTTGTCGGGATGATTCTTATCCTTATCTTCGCAGAAGCGCTTGCTCTTTACGGCCTTATTGTGGGAATCATCCTCTCCTCACGAGCTGGCCAGTCTAGAGCTGAATGA
- the LOC108854435 gene encoding arginine decarboxylase 2-like: protein MPALACVDSYAADVFIPPSPPPPSSTSTAVAVDAWSPSLSSSLYRIDGWGAPYFAANSSGNISVRPHGSNTLPHQDIDLLKLVKKVTDPKQTGGLGLQLPVIIRFPDVLQNRLESLQSAFDFAIQSQGYESHYQGVYPVKCNQDRFVVEDIVRFGSQFRFGLEAGSKPEILLAMSCLCKGGNPEEAFLVCNGFKDAEYVSLALMGRKLALNTVIVLEQEEELDLVIGLSQKMNVRPVIGLRAKLRTKHSGHFGSTSGEKGKFGLTTSQIVRVVRKLSQARMLDCLQLLHFHIGSQIPSTSLLSDGVSEAAQLYCELVRLGANMKVIDIGGGLGIDYDGSKSGESDLSVAYTLEEYAEAVVASVRFVCERRSVKHPVICSESGRAIVSHHSVLIFEAVSSVKPAVHEADPDDIRFLLESEEAYEEVYSAVMRGDQERCLLYVEKLKERCVEGFKDGVVSVEQLASVDGLCEWVLKAIGGSDPVQTYNINLSVFTSVPDLWGIEQLFPIVPIHKLDQRPGTRGVLSDLTCDSDGKIDKFIGGESSLPLHELESDGGRYFLGMFLGGAYEEALGGVHNLFGGPSVVRVLQSDGPHGFAVTRAVPGQSSADVLRGMQHEPEMMFQTLKHRAEEVMHHHTKGGEEEDDDDDDEAEFGNVAACLDRSFHNMPYLATEEVSMSNSLSAAVSNLGFYYCDEDDYLSA, encoded by the coding sequence ATGCCTGCTTTAGCTTGTGTCGATAGCTACGCCGCCGACGTGTTCATCCCAccgtcaccaccaccaccttcctccacctccaccgCCGTCGCCGTCGACGCCTGGAGcccctctctctcctcctctctctacCGCATCGACGGATGGGGAGCTCCTTACTTTGCCGCTAACTCCTCCGGCAACATCTCCGTTCGTCCTCACGGCTCCAACACTCTCCCTCACCAAGACATCGATCTGTTAAAACTCGTCAAGAAGGTGACCGATCCGAAACAAACCGGCGGTTTGGGGCTCCAGCTTCCGGTTATCATCCGGTTCCCTGACGTTCTGCAGAACCGCCTCGAGTCTCTCCAATCCGCGTTCGATTTCGCGATACAGAGCCAAGGGTACGAGTCTCACTACCAAGGAGTGTACCCCGTGAAATGCAATCAAGACCGGTTCGTCGTGGAGGACATTGTGAGATTCGGTTCTCAATTCCGGTTTGGTTTGGAAGCCGGCTCTAAACCGGAGATCCTCCTCGCTATGAGCTGCTTGTGTAAAGGCGGCAACCCTGAGGAAGCCTTTCTCGTCTGTAACGGCTTCAAAGACGCTGAGTATGTATCTCTAGCTCTTATGGGAAGGAAGCTGGCGTTGAACACTGTGATTGTGCTTgagcaagaagaagagcttGATTTGGTTATAGGCCTGAGTCAGAAGATGAACGTGAGGCCTGTGATTGGGCTGAGAGCTAAGCTGAGGACCAAACACTCTGGTCACTTCGGTTCGACTTCAGGTGAGAAAGGGAAGTTCGGTTTAACTACTTCTCAGATAGTTCGTGTCGTGAGGAAGCTTAGTCAGGCTCGTATGCTTGACTGTCTCCAGCTTTTGCATTTCCACATTGGCTCCCAGATTCCATCCACTTCCTTGTTATCTGATGGTGTCTCCGAAGCTGCTCAGCTTTACTGCGAGCTGGTCCGTCTCGGTGCCAACATGAAAGTTATAGACATCGGTGGTGGCTTGGGGATTGACTACGACGGGTCTAAATCCGGAGAGAGCGATCTCTCCGTTGCCTACACTCTCGAGGAGTATGCTGAAGCTGTTGTAGCCTCTGTTCGGTTTGTATGCGAGAGGAGGTCGGTGAAGCATCCTGTGATATGCAGCGAAAGCGGGAGAGCGATAGTCTCTCATCACTCTGTTTTGATCTTTGAAGCTGTCTCGTCGGTTAAACCGGCTGTTCACGAAGCTGATCCTGATGATATTCGGTTCTTGCTTGAATCCGAGGAAGCTTACGAGGAGGTGTACTCTGCTGTGATGCGTGGGGATCAAGAAAGGTGTTTGCTTTACGTTGAGAAGCTGAAGGAGAGATGCGTTGAAGGTTTTAAAGACGGTGTTGTGAGCGTCGAGCAGTTAGCTTCCGTTGATGGGTTATGCGAATGGGTTTTAAAGGCTATTGGCGGGTCGGATCCGGTTCAGACTTACAATATTAACCTCTCGGTTTTCACTTCGGTTCCTGACCTATGGGGGATTGAGCAGCTGTTTCCTATAGTCCCTATTCATAAGCTCGACCAAAGGCCGGGGACACGTGGCGTATTGTCGGATTTGACGTGTGACAGCGATGGGAAGATTGATAAGTTCATAGGCGGGGAGTCTAGCTTGCCGCTGCATGAGCTAGAGAGCGATGGAGGGAGGTACTTCTTGGGGATGTTTCTTGGAGGGGCTTACGAGGAGGCGCTAGGTGGAGTGCACAACTTGTTTGGTGGGCCGAGCGTTGTACGTGTCTTGCAGAGTGATGGGCCTCATGGCTTTGCTGTGACACGAGCCGTGCCTGGTCAGTCCTCTGCTGATGTTCTTCGTGGGATGCAGCATGAGCCTGAGATGATGTTTCAGACGTTGAAGCACCGAGCAGAGGAGGTTATGCATCATCATACCAAAggtggtgaagaagaagatgatgatgatgatgatgaagctgaGTTCGGTAATGTCGCGGCTTGTCTTGACCGTTCGTTTCATAACATGCCGTATCTAGCGACCGAGGAGGTGTCTATGAGTAACTCTCTTTCGGCTGCGGTCAGTAACCTTGGCTTTTACTATTGCGATGAAGATGACTACCTCTCTGCATGA